The bacterium nucleotide sequence CGCCGATGGCTGGCTTCGATCGGGTGATATGGCGAGGATGGACAGCGACGGATATATCTACATAGAGGACCGAAAAGACGACATGATTCTTGTCCAGGGCGCTAACGTCTATCCGCACGAGATTGAGGACCTGATAAGGGATATCCCTGGTGTGCTGGAGGTCGCGGTTGTGGGTGTTTCGGACTCGCACCTGGGCAAGCGGCCGGTCGCCATCGTCCAACGTGCAAAAGGAGCGTCTCTTGACGAGGCAACGGTTACCGAGCACTGTCGCAGGGGCCTCTCGGCTCACAAGGTGCCCAGGCGGGTTGATTTCTGGGATGAGATTCCACTCTCGCCCCTTGGGAAGCCCCTCAAGTGGCAGATAAGAGAGATGTTGATTCAGGGTTGAGCTAGCGACTCGAGGGCCATTCATGTCAGAGGAAAAGGTTACAGGGCCGAGCGTAGCGGTTCTCGGCGGAGGAATACTAGGTCTGTCCGCGGCGTTCTATTGCTTGCGACAGCGCCTCGGCCACGTCGTCGTTTATGAGGCGGACAAGGAGTTGGGAGGGCTTGCTGGGACATTCGACGTCTGCGGGACGAAGCTCGAGAAATATCACCATTTCATCTGCCACGGCGACAAGGTCATCTTGAAGGAGATGGCCGAGTTTGGGCTAGACGATTCAGTTCAGTGGGCCGATTGCCGAATGGGGATGTTCGTTCACAATCGTCTGTTTGACTTCACGACGCCGGCAGATCTTCTGCGCTTCAGCGCGCTGGACATCGTGTCCCGGCTGCGGCTGGGCGCTGCGATGGTCTGGCTGATGTTCAAGAGGGATTGGAGGGCGCTGGAGAGCGTCCCTGCGTCGAGATGGCTCAAGAAATGGGCGGGCGTGCGAGGCTACGAGGTGGCATGGTCGCACCTTATGAAAAGCAAGTTCGATGTGTTCGAGGACCATATCCCGCTTTCGTGGCTCTGGGCAAGAACCAAGAGGCGCTCGGACTCAAAGCGAAGGGGCAGCGCGCTGGAGCATTTCGGATACGTGAGGGGCAGCCTTGCGGTTCTGATTGACCAATATATCAGGAGGATAGACGACCTGGGCGGAGAGATTCTGACCGCCTGCCCCGTCAAGCGCATCTCGAGGACAAAGGAGGGTCAGTATCTGGTGGAATCGGCACAGGGTGAACGGACATACAAGGCGGTCATCTCAACCCTGCCGCTGCCCGCGCTCCTCGATGCCGCCACATTCTTTTCTGACGGCTACAGGACAAGGCTTTCGTCGATCAAATACCAGACTGTCCTGAACATGGTGCTTGTCCTCAAGCGCAGCCTGTCGAGGTTTTTCTGGCTTAACATCGGCGACGGCTCAATGCCCTTCCCGGGGGTCATTGAATACTCGCGCCTTCGCTGCGCCTCGGAGTTCGGCGGCAAGACGATAGTATATCTACCGAACTACCTTACCGCCGACCATCGCCTGAACAAGCATTCAGACGAGGAGCTGCTGGAGGTTTACGTCCAGGCGCTCTCAAGGATATTCCCTGAGCTGCGGATGGATTGGGTTGAGCAGTTCTTCGTCTTCAGACACCCGTTCGCCGATCCTTATTATACGCTCAATTACTCCAAGCTCGTTCCCGAGCACAATTCGCCCTATCCGCGGTTCTACATCTACAACACCGCGCAGATATACCCGATCACGAGAAACGTCAGCAATTCGATTCTGTTTGGCCGGAACGCGGCTTCGTCGCTTGCTCGGGAGATGAATGCCGAGTGATCAACGTCACGGATTGTCTTTTTGAGATCACGGCACACATCTGCCAGAACGTCTCAATCTTCTCCCACATCGACCCTAACGGTCTGCTCGTCTGCTATGCGAGGTCCAGGAAGCAGTCCCTGCAAGGTGTGTATGCCAAAATACACCCCACCACCTTCCGGGGCGGCAACAAAGAGATAGAACATCGCGGCCGCAAGTTCGCATACCCAACTATTCAGATCGGCTCCCGGAGAATCCTATACGTGATGTATTTCTACTACCCGAGGTTCCAGAACCTCCTGCTCGAGACGAAGTTGCTGACGGTCTTTCACGAGCTCTACCACATCAGCCCAGACTTCGACGGCGACATCAGGAGGTTTTCAGGCAAGTATTTCGCCCATGGCAAGTCACAGAAGCAATACGATGCGAGGCTAAAGCGCGAGGTAGATGCATATCTCAAGAGGTTTGGCGAGGATGAGCTGCTGGATTTTCTGAGAATGGACTTCAAGCAGATTCAGGCGAAGTTTGGCCGCGTTATGGGTCAAACGATAAAGATGCCGAAGGCCGTGGCGGTCTTTAGCGCCAGCGGGCACTGAAAATTGCAGAGGGAATGTGGCGCGATATGCAACGGCATCCCCCCATCAAATCGCAATTAGTCTTTCGGTCTCCAGCGCAGCACCGGTCGTCGGGCAGCTCGAACCTCGTCGAGGCGCGAGAGTTTGGTCTTGTGCGGCGCGGACTTTACAACTTCGGGGTCGGTCTGTGCCTCCTTCGCGATGGCGATCATTGCGTCGATGTATTGATCGATCGAGGCCTTATCCTCCGACTCGGTTGGCTCGACCATAATGGCGTGGTTGACTATCAGCGGGAAGTAGTTAGTGGGTGGGTGCATCCCGTAGTCCATGAGTCGCTTTGCGATGTCCATGGTGTTGACGCCGTCCGGGAGCTGGCTGGCGTCGGAGAAGACGCACTCGTGCTTGCACAGACGGTCATAAGGGAGGTGGTAGTGCTTCTTGAGGCGTTGTCGGATGTAGTTAGCGTTTATGACGGCGTTCTCCGTCGCAGCCTTGATCCCGTCCGGCCCCAGCGAGCGTATCCAGCAGTAGGCCTTGACCATGACCCCGAAGTTGCCGTAGAAGCTGATTATTCGCCCGATCGAGTCTGCCGAATCGTAGTTGAGGTAGAACCCGTGCGGGCCCTTCTCGATGGTGGGGAGGGGTAGGAAAGGGGCGAGCTTCTCGACGACCCCGACTGGCCCTCCTCCGGGGCCGCCGCCTCCGTGTGGGGTCGAGAACGTCTTGTGCAGGTTGAAGTGCATCACATCGACGCCCATCTCGCCGAACCGGGCGATGCCCATGACTGCGTTGAGGTTGGCGCCGTCGCAATATACGAGTCCGCCCTTTGAGTGGACTATCTCAGCGATCTCGCAGATGTTCTCCTCAAATATCCCGAGCGTGTTAGGGTTGGTGATCATTATCCCCGCCACGTCATTGGTCATGACGGCGGCGACCGCGTGTGGGTCAGCGCAGCCGTGCTCGTTCGATCTGATCTCGATCGACTCGTAGCCACATCTGGAGGTTGACGCGGGGTTCGTGCCGTGTGCCGAGTCGGGCACGATGATCTTGGAACGAGGGTTGCCGCTCCTAGTGTGGAACGCCCGAATGATCGCCGTCCCAGTAAGCTCCCCGTGCGCGCCAGCAGCGGGCGCAAGACTCACCTTGGCCATTCCGCCGATCTCGGCGAGAAACTCGGCCAGCTCGAGCATCAGCCTCAGGGCTCCCTGAGACAGCTCATCGCCCTGATACGGGTGCGATTGGGCGAACCCCGGCAGGCGAGATATGTCCTCGTTCACCTTAGGATTGTATTTCATCGTGCATGAGCCCAGCGGGTAATAACCCGTATCGACACCGTAGTTCCACGTGGAAAGCCTCGTGAAGTGCCGCACCACATCGACCTCGGACACCTCCGGGAAACCCTTGAGCTCATCCCTCAGTAGGTTGCCCGGGACAATCTCGGCAAGACCCCGCACGGGGACATCCGGCTCGGGCAGCGAGAAAGCCCGCTTGCCCTCACGGCTACGCTCGAAGATGAGGCCCTCTTCCTGCACCAAGCCTTCCATGAATCTCCTTACTGTCATCGCCGCGTCACCTCCTCGCAAAACGTGTCAATCGCATCTTTGGACACGCTTTCGGTGCAACATGCGAGCATCGTTCGGTCGTCAAACTGCGAGTAGAAACGATTCAGCAAGAGCCCGCCGATGATCCCGTGTTTGCGAAGCGCCTCGTTGACAACATTCACTGGCCGTGCGGTCTTCACAACGAACTCGTTGAAGACGGGTCCTGAGAACACGAGTTGAGCTCCCATGTCCGAGAGTCGATTCTTGGCGTAATCCGTCTTGAGAAGGTTGAGTTCGGCCACCTTGCGCATCCCGGCCTTTCCCATCGTCGTCATATACACGGCGGCCGCAAGCGCCATTAGTTGGTGGTTAGTGCAGATGTTGGACGTTGCGCGGGCGCGCCTGATGTGTTGCTCGCGCGTGGCAAGCGTCATGACGAAACCTGGCCGCCCATCGTGGGTAACCGTGCGGCCAGCGAGCCTACCGGGCATCTGCCTAACGTATTTCTCGCGGCAAGCGAACAGCCCCAGGTGCGGCCCGCCGAACGACATCGGGATGCCGAGGCCCTGGCCTTGGCCCACCACAATATCGGCGCCGAGCTCGCCGGGCGACTTCAGAATACCGAGCGAAATGGGGTCTGCAACTGCCACGACCAAAAGTGCCCCGACGCCCCTCGTCGCATCCGCCAGCGCCGCAAGGTCCTCTATCACCCCGAAGAAGTTGGGCGACTGCACGATGACCGCCGCCACGTCGTCGTTAAGCGAGTTCTCAAAAGAGGCAGTATCGACCACCCTCCCAGACTCGCTGAAGCCAAACTCCTGCACCTTGAGACCAAGCCGCCCAAGGTAGCCCCTCAGCACGGCTCGATACTCGGGATGAACGCTACTTGCAACAGCAACAGACCCACGTTTCGCTCGAACGCGGGTGGCCATTATTGCCGCCTCGGCGAGCGCCGTCCCGCAGTCATACATGGAGGAGTTGGCGACCTCCATTCCGGTCAGCTGGCAGACTAGCGTCTGAAACTCAAACATGGCCTGTAGCGTGCCCTGGCTGAGCTCGGGCTGATACGGTGTGTAAGCCGTATAGAACTCCGAGCGTGTTAGGACGTGGTCGATGATACTGGGAATGTAGTGGTTGTAGCAGCCCGCCCCGAGAAAATAGGTATATTGCTCTGCGCTAGCGCATCTGGCCGAGAACTCTCTCATCAACGACATGAGCTCTGGCTCTGAGAGCGACTCGGGCAGCTTGAGTCGCCGACGTAGCCGCACCTCGGCTGGAATGTCGGCAAACAACTCCCCCACGTCATTGACGCCAATCTCGCGAAGCATCGCCTCGCGATCAGCGTCCGTATTGGGAATGTACCGCCTCAATGCTCGCCAGCCTCCTCTTTGACGAACTTGTCGTAAACTGCGGCGCTCATCAGCTCGTCGATCTCGGCCGGATTCTTGATCTCGATCCTAATCAGCCAGCCCTTCTCGTAAGGGTCTTGATTGATGACCTCAGGAGCCTCCAACAAGTCCTCGTTAATAGCGAGCACCTTGCCGGAGACGGGCAAATAACAGTCGCTCACTGACTTCACTGACTCGACCGAGCCGAATCTCTCGCCCTGGGCAAACTCGCTGCCAACCTCGGGAAACTCGACGAAGACCATGTCGCCAAGCTGCTCCTGGGCTGGATCCGTAATCCCCGTTTTCCCCGTCTTGGGATCAAGCCACTCATGCGTCGCAACGTATTTCAGATGCTCCGGAATCATTACATCTAACTCCTTTCTAGCTAATCACTCGGATACAGACTTAAGTTATCCTCTTTTTCTTCCTGGGCCGTTTGTAGAACGGCGTCGCTACTACTTTCGCCCTAACTGCACGACCCCGTATCATAATATCCAGCTCTGTTTCGAGCTCCGTCAACTCAACCGGCACGTAACCCAGGCCGATCGGTTTCTTCAGGAAAGGCGCCATTGTCCCACTCGTTACATAGCCAACCTTCGCCCCGTCGCTGTGAATCTCATACCCGTGCCTCGGGATGCCGGCCACAAGCATCTCGAAACCAACCAGCCGGCGCTTGATACCGTTCTCAATCTGTTTTTGCAGCGCCTCTCGCCCGATGAAGTCGCCCGCATCCATCTTGACGATCCAGCTGAGATTCGCCTCGAGAGGCGTCGTCGTGTCGTCGATATCGTTACCGTAGAGCATCATGCCGGCCTCGAGCCGGAGCGTGTCGCGGGCACCCAGGCCGGTGGGCTTGATGCCGAACTCCTCGCCGGCCTTCATCATCTCGCGAAAAATATGCTCAGCACGCTCATTCGGAACGTAAATCTCGAACCCTCGCTCTCCCGTGTAGCCAGTAGCGGCGATAAGGAGGTTCTCAACGCCAGCAACGCTCCCGTGAGTGAACCAGTAATAGCGAATCTGACTCAAGTCAACCGGCGTTATCTTCTGTAGTATGCGACTCGCCTTGGGTCCCTGAAGCGCGATCTGCGCCGTCTTCAGGCTTGCATTCGTGACATCTACGTTCCCGAACGTGTTCTCTTTGACCCATGCGAAGTCCTTGTCGGAATTGCCTGCGTTGACGCAAAGCATGTAATAGTCATCGGCGATCTTGTGAACTAGAAGATCGTCAACGAATGTGCCGTTGGGGTAGAGCATCCCCGTGTACATGGCCTGACCAATTGACATCTTGCTAACGTCGTTGCAGACGAGCTTCTGCAGCGCCCTGAGCGCATCGTCGCCCCTGAACTCAATCTCTCCCATGTGGCTGACGTCGAAAAGGCCAGCCGCGGTCCGAACAGTGTTGTGCTCATCGATTATGCCGGAGAATTGTACCGGCATCTCCCATCCGGCGAACTCCACCATTCTGCCGCCGAGCTCCTTGACAACAGCATTTAGAGCAGTCTTTTTTGTTTGTGTCATCTCATATCTCCTCTAATGTAGAAACAGGCCAAGAACCTGACACAAGACTCTTGAGCTGTCAAACGAAAGATGGGGTGAGTCTGCCGCAGCTGACTTCTGATTCAGCCCCGATCGCATGGCAGCAGAAACAGGGCTCTTTCGGGCAGCTACGTCAGTGATTTGAAAACTACGTCGTGACCGAATAGATTCTGTGATAGGACGGACGTTTTGGAGGCAAGGAGACTAGGGTGAAGGAAGATGTTCTTATCGTAGTGGCGTCATCGAACGAGGGCAAAGTTAAAGAGCTGGCTGGTTTCTTGAATGGCGCCCCTGTCCGCGTGACGATATTGCCCAATGCAGGAGCTATCCTTGAAGGCACAGAGGGCCGGAGCGATTACGAGGCGAACGCCGTCGCGAAGGCGCGCCGTGCGGCGGAGGCCTCTGGCAATCTCTCGCTCGGCGAGGATTCTGGCCTTGAGGTTGACTGTTTGGGAGGTGCTCCTGGGCCGTTGTCCGCACGCTTCGTCTCCGCCAGCGCATCGCCGGATGAGAGAAACGAGGCACTGCTTCAGAAGCTGAGCGGCGTCCCGAGAGATAAGCGAACCGCACGATTTGTCTCTGTCGTTGCGATTGCCGAGGCAAATGGCGAGGTTCACATCTTCCGAGGCGAGTGCGAGGGCAGGATTGCTTTCGAGGCGGCAGGCGAGCATGGCTTTGGCTACGATCCGTTGTTCATTCCGGACAGATATGATAGAACCTT carries:
- a CDS encoding NAD(P)/FAD-dependent oxidoreductase, giving the protein MSEEKVTGPSVAVLGGGILGLSAAFYCLRQRLGHVVVYEADKELGGLAGTFDVCGTKLEKYHHFICHGDKVILKEMAEFGLDDSVQWADCRMGMFVHNRLFDFTTPADLLRFSALDIVSRLRLGAAMVWLMFKRDWRALESVPASRWLKKWAGVRGYEVAWSHLMKSKFDVFEDHIPLSWLWARTKRRSDSKRRGSALEHFGYVRGSLAVLIDQYIRRIDDLGGEILTACPVKRISRTKEGQYLVESAQGERTYKAVISTLPLPALLDAATFFSDGYRTRLSSIKYQTVLNMVLVLKRSLSRFFWLNIGDGSMPFPGVIEYSRLRCASEFGGKTIVYLPNYLTADHRLNKHSDEELLEVYVQALSRIFPELRMDWVEQFFVFRHPFADPYYTLNYSKLVPEHNSPYPRFYIYNTAQIYPITRNVSNSILFGRNAASSLAREMNAE
- a CDS encoding putative metallopeptidase; the encoded protein is MINVTDCLFEITAHICQNVSIFSHIDPNGLLVCYARSRKQSLQGVYAKIHPTTFRGGNKEIEHRGRKFAYPTIQIGSRRILYVMYFYYPRFQNLLLETKLLTVFHELYHISPDFDGDIRRFSGKYFAHGKSQKQYDARLKREVDAYLKRFGEDELLDFLRMDFKQIQAKFGRVMGQTIKMPKAVAVFSASGH
- the gcvPB gene encoding aminomethyl-transferring glycine dehydrogenase subunit GcvPB, which gives rise to MTVRRFMEGLVQEEGLIFERSREGKRAFSLPEPDVPVRGLAEIVPGNLLRDELKGFPEVSEVDVVRHFTRLSTWNYGVDTGYYPLGSCTMKYNPKVNEDISRLPGFAQSHPYQGDELSQGALRLMLELAEFLAEIGGMAKVSLAPAAGAHGELTGTAIIRAFHTRSGNPRSKIIVPDSAHGTNPASTSRCGYESIEIRSNEHGCADPHAVAAVMTNDVAGIMITNPNTLGIFEENICEIAEIVHSKGGLVYCDGANLNAVMGIARFGEMGVDVMHFNLHKTFSTPHGGGGPGGGPVGVVEKLAPFLPLPTIEKGPHGFYLNYDSADSIGRIISFYGNFGVMVKAYCWIRSLGPDGIKAATENAVINANYIRQRLKKHYHLPYDRLCKHECVFSDASQLPDGVNTMDIAKRLMDYGMHPPTNYFPLIVNHAIMVEPTESEDKASIDQYIDAMIAIAKEAQTDPEVVKSAPHKTKLSRLDEVRAARRPVLRWRPKD
- the gcvPA gene encoding aminomethyl-transferring glycine dehydrogenase subunit GcvPA — translated: MRRYIPNTDADREAMLREIGVNDVGELFADIPAEVRLRRRLKLPESLSEPELMSLMREFSARCASAEQYTYFLGAGCYNHYIPSIIDHVLTRSEFYTAYTPYQPELSQGTLQAMFEFQTLVCQLTGMEVANSSMYDCGTALAEAAIMATRVRAKRGSVAVASSVHPEYRAVLRGYLGRLGLKVQEFGFSESGRVVDTASFENSLNDDVAAVIVQSPNFFGVIEDLAALADATRGVGALLVVAVADPISLGILKSPGELGADIVVGQGQGLGIPMSFGGPHLGLFACREKYVRQMPGRLAGRTVTHDGRPGFVMTLATREQHIRRARATSNICTNHQLMALAAAVYMTTMGKAGMRKVAELNLLKTDYAKNRLSDMGAQLVFSGPVFNEFVVKTARPVNVVNEALRKHGIIGGLLLNRFYSQFDDRTMLACCTESVSKDAIDTFCEEVTRR
- the gcvH gene encoding glycine cleavage system protein GcvH, which encodes MIPEHLKYVATHEWLDPKTGKTGITDPAQEQLGDMVFVEFPEVGSEFAQGERFGSVESVKSVSDCYLPVSGKVLAINEDLLEAPEVINQDPYEKGWLIRIEIKNPAEIDELMSAAVYDKFVKEEAGEH
- the gcvT gene encoding glycine cleavage system aminomethyltransferase GcvT; the encoded protein is MTQTKKTALNAVVKELGGRMVEFAGWEMPVQFSGIIDEHNTVRTAAGLFDVSHMGEIEFRGDDALRALQKLVCNDVSKMSIGQAMYTGMLYPNGTFVDDLLVHKIADDYYMLCVNAGNSDKDFAWVKENTFGNVDVTNASLKTAQIALQGPKASRILQKITPVDLSQIRYYWFTHGSVAGVENLLIAATGYTGERGFEIYVPNERAEHIFREMMKAGEEFGIKPTGLGARDTLRLEAGMMLYGNDIDDTTTPLEANLSWIVKMDAGDFIGREALQKQIENGIKRRLVGFEMLVAGIPRHGYEIHSDGAKVGYVTSGTMAPFLKKPIGLGYVPVELTELETELDIMIRGRAVRAKVVATPFYKRPRKKKRIT
- the rdgB gene encoding RdgB/HAM1 family non-canonical purine NTP pyrophosphatase, translated to MKEDVLIVVASSNEGKVKELAGFLNGAPVRVTILPNAGAILEGTEGRSDYEANAVAKARRAAEASGNLSLGEDSGLEVDCLGGAPGPLSARFVSASASPDERNEALLQKLSGVPRDKRTARFVSVVAIAEANGEVHIFRGECEGRIAFEAAGEHGFGYDPLFIPDRYDRTFGELSADVKNRISHRAVAMAQAREYLVSNV